The sequence below is a genomic window from Candidatus Protochlamydia naegleriophila.
CAATCTTCATTGGGATCCTCTAGTATATTAATTAATGATTCAATATCTGAGATCAACCAGGCAAGATATATTTTTCCTTTCCTGTAGTCATTTATTTTTTGAATTATCAATTTTAATTGTTTGAAATTAAAATCACTCATTTGTGAGTCAGATTTCTTTTATGGTACTTTCAATTTCAGATTTGTAATGAGTTGCTATTTTCTTTATTAATTCATAGTCGTCCGAATAAACTTCAAAATATGATGTATCGAATGCCCGAATTTCTAGAATAATATCGTTCATTTCTATAGGTCTAAATAAATCTTCGGTACCAATTTTTAGATTATTTGGCCAAAGAATTTTCTTTTCACTGGCTATGAAAACTCCTGATAGAAATTGGACAACTTTATCCGATTCTTTTTTAAAGTCGTAAGAAGTTCCAATTTTAGTAGGAGTGTAAAGGGTAAATTTTTCATCCAATAAAATAGTGTCTGCATTTGCTGTTATAGAAATATCTGAACCATACCAAATTAGAGAGGGTAAAAAATCCTCTAAAAACTCTATAATTTCAACAACTTGCCTACCTAAACATACGGTATTATTGTTGAAACTATTATTGGAAAGTCTTGTTAGGTAATTTTCTTCAAACATGTTTTATTTCCAGTTTTATGGCATAATAATTTGAAAAGGAATGGGCTTTCTTCCAGTGTTTAAAGGTTCCTAATTCTTTGTAATGACGTTTGGTTGCTGTTTTATTTTTGAGATCGCGGGACTTCGCAACTAAATGATTGTAGTTATAACTATAGGCATAGGAAAACGATTGATCGCTTGCTGTAAACTGACTCAATCGTCCTTGAGAATCATAGATGTAAAGAATCTTGTTGTCGCTTGGCTTGATGGTTTTGTTGAACCTGTTTTAGATTATATTCTGTTGCTCTCTTTCGTCGTTTTCTGCTTTGAGTTTTTCTTGATACCTATCGTGAATCTTTTTAATAGGGTCTTTTTCACCGTTAATCAACATTTCAGAAATTTCATATAATTCATCCTCTGTGTATTCAAATTGGGGATCATCTTCCATGCTAAATAAGTATTGCAATATATTATTTGTACAGGGAGTCAAAGCCCGAATGTTATTTGAATAAACACTAAAAGCCCAACGAGAAAGCTTTACAATGTCATAACCTTTTTTTAATTCAGCTTTTAAAGCCTCTCCAAGAAGAGGCCCATCTATTACTTTATTTTCCATTTACTTGTAACCTAATTTCAGCTCCTCTGCTGTTGGAGGATAATGTTGGCATGAGACGTCTTGTCCGTTGATTTGTTTGGGATGTACTCTATTTACGTTGCTCGAATGGTCATAGCATTCCATCCAGCTTCTAGTATTCCCATTTTTGGGGTTATATTCAGTTACGTAAGATCTTCCTCTTGTTGTTCCTGCATTCTTGGCTGATTTTTCTATACCATAATATCGAATTCTACCATCGGGCAATTCACGTATTCTTGCAGCTGTTTGTTGAGATTGTTCTAATTGTGAAAGCTTCTTATTTAAATTAATACCAGCATTAACACTTTCTGCACCACGATTAATAGACATGCTAGGTTTCGCAATATACTTGGCTTCTTGTTTTAAAGCTTGGCTAGCCATTTTAGCTTCAAGCATTCCAATCCGCGCAGCTTTGACTACTCCAACTGCTCCTTTGGCTAGTCCATAGCCTCCCATCGCTATTGTAGCAACCTCTAGGGTTGTTGTGGTACCGCTTCGAAAGGCTTGATAGATGGCATTATTAGCATCGACTCCCATAGTTTGTTGGACGAACGCATCAGTTGCTGCTATCTGATTGCTCTGAGAAATCGCGAAAGCTTGCTGGATTTGGATCTTTTCTTCTAACGAACACTCTAAATCATCGCAGCCTGCTGCAAAGGCCAGCGATTGAAAAAGATAAGCATGGCTAGTTAGGAAATCGAAACAACCATGAACACAACCGGCAAAGGCTGCATAAAGGTTCTCTTTTGTTTCTTGCCATTGAACACTAGCCCATGCATCATTACCGGCATTATCGCCAAACACAGGCGAGTATTCATTAGAGATACCATCAAAATAATTAGGATTGGTTGCCACATTGCAGCCATCGCGGTACGCTTCGCCGACGAAGCCATAGGCATCAAAGGCAGAAAGG
It includes:
- a CDS encoding RHS repeat domain-containing protein, whose amino-acid sequence is MLNNYGLKRLEPFSWLKFKFLLDSIDNRLSKDQKSYTLDQLNQLLKDQDSSYKYDLDGNLIQKKQGGQTTTYKYDALNRLIQVKSPQGTFDYRYDSLNRRLSKTSKKLSERYFYQGQNEIGMVDAKGQIQELRILGTGHGAELGAAIAIEIKGRAFAPTHDHQGHVVGLIDATTGKPCEAYRYTTFGEETLINAQGAIIQTSEVGNPWRFASKRVDPETGWVYFGRRFYDPSNGRWTTTDPLGFADGPNLYAYLHHSPLSAFDAYGFVGEAYRDGCNVATNPNYFDGISNEYSPVFGDNAGNDAWASVQWQETKENLYAAFAGCVHGCFDFLTSHAYLFQSLAFAAGCDDLECSLEEKIQIQQAFAISQSNQIAATDAFVQQTMGVDANNAIYQAFRSGTTTTLEVATIAMGGYGLAKGAVGVVKAARIGMLEAKMASQALKQEAKYIAKPSMSINRGAESVNAGINLNKKLSQLEQSQQTAARIRELPDGRIRYYGIEKSAKNAGTTRGRSYVTEYNPKNGNTRSWMECYDHSSNVNRVHPKQINGQDVSCQHYPPTAEELKLGYK